In Spirobacillus cienkowskii, a genomic segment contains:
- a CDS encoding M14 family metallopeptidase has translation MDDFLFSKQYLNYNEMLSEIENLCKKFPKNIFFEKIIIGKTIEQRDILAIRVYPQGQNCIQPTVWIDANMHATEFIGTNVVLAHIYNLIEKLHQKVKKFFTVNYIFVPRICPDGVEQYFTEGKRNRSNARDKRHSSEIGSHWNRCCLVKKPVRDNNVQFLKNPNRVGLMRKKNDAGIWTYDKKYPQLLRRKELGDTGPFYDIYPEGMIENYDGFNIPAANIVAENEVDLNRNFPVEWSPCYIENMSGKYPLSETESHSIVTFAAKIPQIYFWLNYHTFGGVYIRPPESQDDSCLSIGDRSVYLTIDKKLEEITGYPAVSGHKEFTYLPGKPLPGCLTSYSYHAHGAFSYVCELWDLPARIDRTERPFMMRYNNWNTKEWRSIFEYDQKFNNSILFGSEYLSYEHSQIGAVEIFDFPSAFGINNPPKQLIKDVIEKQLPVLELIVDLSPQIKIDAEIINKSSEHINFLHLTIANTGFLPTWISDAKTNAQGSKKIIIQITDTKNAEIIGENVFLLTELSGYLQLVNGWIHSPDNGTVHCTSKTIKIPFLALNKESDVEINIKVTFPNLGEYLKTVNFKL, from the coding sequence ATGGATGATTTTCTTTTTTCAAAGCAGTATTTAAACTACAACGAAATGTTATCTGAAATAGAAAATCTCTGCAAAAAATTTCCTAAAAATATATTTTTTGAAAAAATAATTATTGGAAAAACAATAGAACAAAGAGATATTTTAGCAATTAGAGTTTACCCACAAGGGCAAAATTGCATTCAACCAACTGTATGGATTGATGCAAATATGCATGCCACAGAGTTCATAGGAACGAATGTTGTTCTTGCTCATATTTATAATTTAATTGAGAAGCTTCATCAAAAAGTAAAAAAATTTTTTACAGTCAATTACATATTTGTTCCTAGAATTTGTCCAGATGGTGTCGAACAGTATTTTACAGAAGGCAAACGCAATCGAAGCAATGCACGCGACAAAAGACATTCAAGCGAAATAGGCTCTCATTGGAATCGATGTTGTTTAGTTAAAAAACCTGTGCGCGATAACAATGTCCAATTTCTTAAAAATCCAAATAGAGTTGGTTTAATGCGCAAAAAAAATGATGCTGGTATTTGGACTTACGATAAAAAATATCCTCAATTATTGCGTCGTAAAGAACTTGGTGATACAGGGCCATTTTATGATATTTATCCCGAAGGCATGATAGAAAATTATGATGGATTTAATATTCCTGCTGCAAACATTGTTGCAGAGAATGAGGTTGATCTCAATCGTAACTTTCCTGTAGAATGGAGCCCCTGTTACATAGAAAATATGAGTGGAAAATACCCTCTTTCCGAAACAGAAAGTCACTCTATTGTTACGTTTGCTGCAAAAATTCCACAAATTTATTTTTGGCTTAATTATCATACTTTTGGTGGCGTGTATATTCGACCACCAGAATCTCAAGATGACAGTTGTTTATCTATTGGTGATCGAAGCGTTTATTTAACCATAGACAAAAAGCTCGAAGAGATTACGGGTTATCCTGCTGTTTCCGGACATAAAGAATTTACATATTTACCAGGAAAACCACTACCAGGATGTTTAACATCCTACTCATACCATGCGCATGGTGCTTTTAGTTACGTTTGCGAACTATGGGATTTACCAGCAAGAATTGATCGCACAGAACGTCCTTTTATGATGAGGTACAATAATTGGAATACCAAAGAATGGCGATCAATTTTTGAATACGACCAAAAATTTAATAATAGTATTTTGTTTGGTAGCGAATATTTATCGTATGAACACAGTCAAATAGGAGCAGTGGAAATATTTGATTTTCCTTCGGCATTTGGAATCAATAATCCGCCAAAACAATTAATTAAAGATGTTATTGAAAAACAACTTCCGGTATTAGAGTTGATTGTTGACTTATCCCCACAAATCAAAATTGATGCCGAAATTATAAATAAATCTTCTGAACACATTAATTTTTTACATCTCACTATTGCAAATACTGGATTTTTACCAACTTGGATTAGTGATGCCAAAACAAATGCACAAGGTTCAAAAAAAATAATTATTCAAATTACAGATACAAAAAACGCTGAAATAATAGGAGAAAACGTTTTTTTATTAACAGAATTATCTGGCTATCTCCAACTTGTTAACGGCTGGATTCACAGCCCAGATAACGGAACAGTTCATTGTACAAGCAAAACTATAAAAATTCCATTTTTAGCTTTAAATAAAGAATCAGATGTTGAAATAAATATTAAAGTAACGTTTCCAAATCTTGGAGAGTATTTAAAAACCGTAAATTTTAAGTTATAA
- a CDS encoding tetratricopeptide repeat protein, with protein MSSLRSELYFYIFILVYLVSACQTNKFEVAKNIGSTRENIDKNSSSYVNMRITRILHDFEASRITEAESDEAFLLGKIFEEKKEFEIAKKLYLINFFSSKNLTGGLSLVNCLVNLKEYDEALDIALKLTVLFQKNPDVELSLANIYFLKNDQKSLVKTLESAYKKFPSNETIVVKYALNINKGSKKILEKFLLKHPKSTSVILSLSELYFNEKNYKKSLNYAKSAYLIDSDNVEIISIIAKIEQQQKNYKEAEKYFKLAFEKELDNNLNAQNYVNILLYQKKIQEALSILLKLESSSDEHVPFPPEFSFQIARILLVNKDYEGAKKRLLTLDSMNYADPHIKYYLALCSQGLRSFQEALKYLSEVPENSSLYQESRKGIILIQINSKNKMDALDSIKKFEISKNNLVEDSIFKANILAYFSKYDEALGILNYAINKKPNARELYLKKAEYIKYTESKDAAITLAEKIASKWPNYADGLNFLGYSLIEKNEKLDYAKKVLLKAISIDPQNGFYLDSLGWLYYQKNDISNSLRYLNEALKYEPEEPVIMYHLAMAQFKDEMYNESLNNFYEANRLLENLLPYQIESDQEIVKISKSINVKILEVKKIIEKQKYQTNS; from the coding sequence ATGTCGTCCTTAAGATCTGAGTTGTATTTTTATATTTTTATTTTGGTATATCTTGTATCGGCATGTCAAACAAATAAATTTGAAGTTGCTAAAAATATAGGTAGCACTCGAGAAAATATTGATAAAAATAGTTCATCTTATGTAAATATGCGTATTACTCGTATTTTGCATGACTTTGAGGCAAGTCGCATAACTGAAGCGGAATCTGATGAAGCTTTTCTTTTAGGTAAAATTTTTGAAGAAAAAAAAGAATTTGAAATAGCAAAAAAGCTTTATTTAATTAACTTTTTTTCCTCTAAAAATTTAACAGGTGGACTTAGTTTAGTAAATTGTCTAGTTAACTTAAAAGAATATGATGAGGCTCTTGATATTGCTTTAAAACTTACAGTTTTGTTTCAAAAAAATCCAGATGTTGAGCTATCTTTAGCTAATATTTACTTTCTCAAAAATGATCAAAAATCTTTAGTTAAAACCTTAGAAAGTGCGTATAAAAAATTTCCTTCTAATGAAACCATTGTTGTAAAGTATGCATTAAATATTAATAAAGGATCAAAAAAAATATTAGAAAAATTTTTATTAAAGCATCCTAAATCAACGAGTGTAATATTAAGTCTTTCTGAGCTTTATTTTAATGAGAAAAATTATAAAAAATCTTTAAATTATGCTAAGAGCGCTTATTTAATAGATTCTGATAATGTAGAAATAATATCAATTATTGCAAAAATTGAACAGCAACAAAAAAATTATAAAGAAGCAGAAAAATATTTTAAACTAGCATTTGAGAAAGAACTTGATAATAATTTAAACGCTCAAAATTATGTTAATATTTTACTGTATCAGAAAAAAATTCAAGAAGCTTTATCAATTTTATTGAAATTAGAATCGAGTTCTGATGAGCATGTTCCATTTCCTCCGGAATTTTCATTTCAAATTGCACGTATTTTACTAGTAAATAAAGATTATGAAGGTGCAAAAAAGAGATTATTAACTCTTGATTCTATGAATTATGCAGATCCTCACATTAAATATTATTTGGCTCTTTGTAGTCAAGGATTAAGAAGCTTTCAAGAGGCTCTAAAATATTTAAGCGAAGTTCCAGAAAATAGTTCATTATATCAAGAGTCAAGAAAAGGGATTATTCTTATTCAAATTAATTCTAAAAATAAAATGGATGCGCTAGATAGTATTAAAAAATTTGAAATTTCAAAAAATAATTTGGTAGAAGATAGTATTTTTAAAGCGAATATATTAGCATATTTTTCTAAATATGATGAAGCATTAGGTATTTTAAATTACGCAATTAATAAAAAACCTAATGCACGGGAGTTATATTTAAAGAAAGCAGAATATATTAAGTACACAGAGTCTAAAGATGCTGCTATTACTTTAGCAGAAAAAATTGCATCAAAATGGCCAAATTATGCAGATGGTTTAAATTTTTTAGGGTATTCATTAATTGAAAAAAATGAAAAGCTAGATTATGCAAAAAAAGTTCTACTTAAAGCAATATCTATAGATCCTCAAAATGGATTTTACTTGGATTCATTAGGATGGTTGTATTACCAAAAAAATGATATTTCTAACTCATTACGGTATTTAAATGAAGCATTAAAGTATGAACCAGAAGAACCAGTTATTATGTATCATTTGGCAATGGCTCAATTTAAAGATGAAATGTACAATGAGTCATTAAATAATTTTTATGAAGCAAATAGACTTTTAGAAAATTTGCTTCCATACCAAATTGAATCAGATCAAGAAATTGTTAAAATATCAAAATCAATTAATGTTAAAATTTTAGAAGTTAAAAAAATTATTGAAAAACAAAAATATCAAACCAACTCATAG
- a CDS encoding Mur ligase family protein: MDGSKKNHIAIIHPSGKLKISESEKQDRIKKFQEMGFEVTEILPNQAALDGVTASPVLERSALLSYALTMRKFPILFAARGGMGCTELVPFLENMLPPVISDKIMVGFSDNSFLGNYLTLRYPNFTYIHALNAYSNNLFNGQSIDRKCLFELLNSQFNDYVFGTQLFANMPKKIEGICIPLNLSLAESFASIRYLNLPEKNILFIEECNEHLYKIIRKIDSLINSGFLKNTIAVVLGTFSGCLDSNEKPLDKKLLLEIFTKKINIPIVDLPIFGHDQFCFPLVSKGKVSIILNNNKIEVTITNKPIHTNMISSSFHSELFCRKIFDENKLNIKIHMTGIGGTGMAQVSGLFKAAGYKVTGSDNPIYPPMDKVIADLGIKPDVGFSAENITKHQPEAIILANVVSRLSASLKKNDELEEILSKTIPMLSFPSALRKYFLSKSRNIIISGTHGKTTTSSLVTHLLTSIEKKPSFLIGGRPANFKAGFALKSKDLFVLEGDEYDSAFFDNLKFLHYEPKICLINNIEFDHADIYPNVEAIEDEFLRLAKLTKERDGIVIANFDDERAYRIAIKSGAQVIGFGSKKVKKKGISFWQLKTYKTLADGIEVHCIKPNGKNLKFKTQVFGHHNALNSIAALAILHADNLLDSIDDNLNMSIPKFKDNTSFYLKICKAMKTFKGVKRRFELLREKNNITVFDDFAHHPTAIVTTLAAFRSYMESVGKKGKLIACFDPRNATMRRRVLQEQLSKSFFHADEIFLGKVPQDMRMKQDDVLDGAAVAKACGKNARYFDDNEKLLEALKLRVTPGDTIVFMSSGSFDGIPLRFAREL, translated from the coding sequence ATGGATGGAAGTAAAAAAAATCATATTGCTATAATTCATCCTTCTGGGAAGTTAAAAATTTCTGAATCAGAGAAACAAGATAGAATAAAAAAATTTCAAGAAATGGGGTTTGAAGTTACAGAAATTTTACCAAATCAAGCCGCATTAGATGGTGTTACTGCTTCTCCAGTATTAGAGAGATCTGCTTTATTAAGTTATGCGTTAACTATGAGAAAATTTCCAATATTATTTGCAGCCCGAGGCGGTATGGGGTGCACAGAATTAGTTCCGTTTTTAGAAAATATGTTACCTCCGGTAATTTCAGATAAAATAATGGTGGGTTTTTCTGATAACTCTTTTTTAGGCAATTATTTAACTTTACGTTATCCTAACTTCACATATATTCATGCTCTAAATGCATATTCTAATAATTTATTTAATGGTCAAAGTATAGATAGAAAATGTTTATTTGAACTGTTGAATTCTCAGTTTAATGATTATGTTTTTGGAACACAGCTATTTGCTAATATGCCTAAAAAAATTGAGGGAATATGTATACCTTTAAATTTAAGCTTGGCTGAAAGTTTTGCATCAATTCGATACCTTAATTTACCAGAAAAAAATATTTTATTTATAGAAGAATGTAATGAGCACTTATATAAAATAATTAGAAAAATTGATTCACTCATTAATTCGGGATTTTTAAAAAATACAATAGCAGTTGTTCTTGGAACATTTTCTGGTTGCTTAGATTCCAATGAAAAACCGTTAGATAAAAAACTTTTGCTCGAAATATTTACAAAAAAAATCAATATACCAATTGTTGACTTACCGATATTTGGTCATGATCAATTTTGTTTTCCCCTTGTTTCTAAGGGTAAAGTTAGTATTATTCTAAACAATAATAAAATTGAAGTGACCATTACAAATAAGCCAATTCATACAAATATGATTTCTTCTAGTTTTCATTCTGAACTATTTTGCCGTAAAATTTTTGATGAAAATAAATTAAATATTAAAATTCATATGACAGGAATTGGTGGTACCGGAATGGCGCAAGTATCAGGTTTGTTTAAAGCTGCTGGTTATAAAGTTACTGGAAGTGATAATCCAATTTACCCGCCAATGGATAAAGTCATAGCGGATTTGGGAATTAAGCCAGATGTTGGTTTTTCTGCAGAAAATATAACTAAACATCAACCCGAGGCAATTATTTTAGCCAATGTGGTAAGTCGATTGAGTGCGTCTTTAAAAAAGAACGATGAGCTAGAAGAAATACTTTCTAAAACAATACCAATGTTAAGTTTTCCAAGTGCACTAAGAAAATATTTTTTATCAAAAAGTAGAAATATTATTATTAGTGGAACGCATGGTAAAACGACGACAAGCAGTTTAGTGACTCATCTGTTAACAAGCATAGAAAAAAAACCTTCATTTTTAATTGGAGGGAGACCCGCAAACTTTAAAGCAGGATTTGCTTTAAAATCTAAAGATCTATTTGTGCTAGAAGGTGATGAATACGATTCCGCTTTTTTTGACAACCTAAAATTTTTACATTACGAGCCCAAGATTTGTTTAATTAATAATATCGAATTTGATCATGCCGACATTTACCCAAATGTAGAAGCTATTGAAGATGAGTTTTTAAGACTTGCAAAACTAACAAAAGAAAGAGACGGCATTGTCATTGCAAATTTTGATGATGAACGCGCCTATCGTATTGCAATAAAATCTGGGGCACAAGTAATTGGTTTTGGTTCAAAAAAGGTAAAAAAGAAAGGAATATCTTTTTGGCAACTCAAAACTTATAAAACGTTGGCAGACGGAATTGAAGTTCATTGTATTAAGCCAAACGGAAAAAATTTAAAATTTAAAACACAAGTTTTTGGTCACCATAATGCATTAAACTCTATTGCTGCCTTAGCTATTTTGCATGCCGATAATTTACTTGACTCTATTGATGATAATTTAAATATGAGTATTCCAAAATTTAAAGATAACACTTCATTTTATTTAAAAATTTGCAAGGCTATGAAAACATTTAAAGGGGTCAAGAGAAGGTTTGAGCTATTGAGAGAAAAGAATAATATTACAGTATTTGATGATTTTGCGCACCATCCCACAGCAATTGTAACGACTCTTGCTGCTTTTCGTAGTTATATGGAGAGTGTTGGAAAAAAAGGAAAACTAATTGCTTGTTTTGATCCAAGAAATGCTACAATGCGAAGAAGAGTGCTTCAAGAACAATTGAGTAAAAGCTTTTTTCATGCAGATGAAATTTTTCTTGGTAAGGTACCGCAAGATATGCGTATGAAACAAGACGATGTGTTAGATGGCGCCGCTGTTGCAAAAGCGTGTGGTAAAAATGCGCGGTATTTTGACGACAATGAAAAATTGCTTGAAGCACTTAAACTTAGAGTTACTCCTGGTGATACGATAGTATTTATGTCAAGCGGTTCGTTTGATGGTATTCCGCTTCGTTTTGCAAGAGAACTGTAA
- a CDS encoding rhodanese-like domain-containing protein: MENKFSLMATMKDVETFFPFARSLLHSKFHVGGCAQCGYEPHETIEQVAIKHAKDPQAMMEALNEGLEDMHKSEITVSELAIMKKRNAKILIIDVREEWEFDVAKIPNSLLLTEQNFEEMVQWSKNMECVVVVCHHGLRSMNAVLYLRENGVVNARSLQGGIDAYSLFVDTSVPRY; encoded by the coding sequence ATGGAAAACAAATTTAGCCTCATGGCCACAATGAAAGATGTTGAAACATTTTTTCCTTTTGCAAGGTCGCTTTTGCACAGCAAATTTCATGTTGGCGGCTGTGCGCAATGTGGTTATGAACCTCATGAAACAATTGAGCAAGTGGCAATTAAACATGCAAAAGATCCTCAAGCTATGATGGAAGCGCTAAATGAGGGTTTAGAGGACATGCACAAATCTGAAATCACTGTTAGTGAACTTGCTATCATGAAAAAAAGAAATGCAAAAATTTTGATTATTGATGTGCGGGAAGAGTGGGAGTTTGATGTTGCGAAAATTCCCAATTCGTTGTTATTGACCGAACAAAACTTTGAGGAAATGGTGCAATGGTCTAAAAATATGGAATGTGTTGTTGTAGTATGCCATCATGGTTTACGTTCAATGAATGCAGTGCTGTATTTAAGAGAAAATGGAGTTGTCAATGCGAGAAGTTTACAAGGCGGTATTGATGCTTATAGTTTGTTTGTGGACACGTCTGTGCCAAGGTACTAA
- a CDS encoding alpha/beta hydrolase gives MYAIETWVAARLNKIQWAKFEGSGRRYFTTNKLHDVSVTFYEIPLSTGPSTAFLSVPRGIASAQNSLVILMHGFGDDCSYPLLHWTKLLNANGLSVLSFDWDGHGVSSSSILDFQQATRSLPLLIYRLFGEEGGSGLSAKRAGPSCFLMGFSMGASYALIASTRHDVAKNIDGVIAVSPALNISSSTKSTGELINNLYPSAWFKDFVNKFAYYGLDGIFPATGSLARKSFPLRMRTAIDYVDQVKRFVNETFVKRRILREVKVPVLWMHGMRDRIAPYSSAASLMMEIPSAFFAHNDEKRGHVRMAFSDQIPKYCSTFIRQCYESKENITNFNR, from the coding sequence ATGTATGCAATTGAAACATGGGTCGCAGCCCGTCTCAATAAAATTCAATGGGCAAAGTTTGAAGGCAGTGGTCGCAGGTATTTTACAACAAATAAACTGCATGATGTTTCAGTTACCTTTTATGAAATTCCACTTTCAACAGGGCCTAGCACAGCTTTTTTATCTGTACCAAGGGGTATTGCCAGTGCGCAAAACTCTTTAGTTATTTTAATGCACGGGTTTGGAGACGATTGCTCCTATCCCCTGCTTCACTGGACCAAACTCCTAAATGCCAACGGTTTATCGGTGCTTTCGTTTGATTGGGACGGCCATGGGGTTAGCAGTTCTTCAATCTTAGACTTTCAGCAAGCAACACGAAGTCTGCCTCTTTTGATATATAGGCTATTTGGTGAAGAAGGCGGTTCTGGATTGAGCGCAAAGCGCGCCGGGCCATCCTGTTTTTTAATGGGATTTTCAATGGGCGCGTCCTATGCACTCATCGCGTCCACTCGCCACGATGTAGCAAAAAATATAGATGGCGTTATTGCCGTTTCACCAGCCCTAAATATTAGTTCTTCTACTAAATCAACTGGTGAACTTATTAATAACTTGTACCCTTCTGCTTGGTTTAAAGACTTTGTCAACAAATTTGCATATTATGGGCTTGATGGAATTTTTCCAGCTACAGGTTCTTTAGCACGCAAATCATTTCCATTAAGAATGAGAACCGCAATTGATTATGTTGACCAAGTCAAACGTTTTGTAAATGAAACGTTTGTAAAAAGGCGTATTTTAAGAGAAGTTAAGGTACCTGTTCTTTGGATGCATGGAATGCGCGATCGCATTGCCCCTTACTCTTCTGCAGCATCACTAATGATGGAAATACCCTCTGCTTTTTTTGCGCATAACGACGAAAAAAGAGGACACGTAAGAATGGCTTTTTCCGATCAAATTCCTAAATATTGTTCAACTTTTATCAGACAATGCTACGAATCAAAAGAAAATATTACAAATTTTAATAGGTAG
- a CDS encoding AsmA family protein — MSTQNKWIIGIFAFVISIILILIALPFLINFNKFKPQIQNLVSEKINAKIDFTSAELTIFSGLGIELKNVTVTNNDEVFLGTELFKVKNLKFKTDFFALIQRRLVGKIEINNPEINFMRYTNNNNITSLIKKQTKKENDFYKKEKNIDENISTKDFKKSFIGVAIVKSFIVRNANIHAYNISGVNEREVFNIKNLNLNISNIGISKNTNVELSTNIDAKSEDFFAKGLVTLKLVINTELDGFSWKNSLFNGNLNFDNLDLNFRDAFVKKKSVPFQLAFSGIGGPFGISLDNFKLNLKSLNTNAKININGFEKLDSDIFVSVTSNNLSDLGDILPQHKKLLINATLDFKARMIGLLTQPESAITNIDLKSKLTNSDINLNFASNSIKPLIGSLKIKSQNLNLNQIIKPFISKNVVIEKKEVLKTPPNSNIPKTTFNEEFTITDNDKKYLNGANFNTNISISKMIYDDFELNDFALIAQVKNYNATLNKLSMNIFSGNLNSTANVQLDSSPITFTGNLNLVNAKIENIFKTIKLNTDKSPIEGLVDIKMDFNGKGITRPIISKTLNAKGTFGFQDGVLNTKSLTSLAGQQFNQFIASSSASALNLDTEALKRLTFREDNNTKRNLKNLKGNFEVKEGKLLIRNHINSDDGMLHLRADVGLDESLHGTADYIASNKVKEQLIAQSRYAKFFFNEKGEFELNIILSGTISDPQVRINTATLQARLASNASREFKTKINEELKKNAEIQKLKEDAKKLLQQNGINLKKLGF; from the coding sequence GTGAGTACTCAAAACAAGTGGATTATTGGTATATTTGCATTTGTAATTTCTATAATATTAATTCTTATTGCATTACCTTTTTTAATAAATTTTAATAAATTTAAGCCGCAAATTCAAAATTTAGTCTCCGAAAAAATCAATGCCAAAATTGATTTTACTTCGGCAGAACTTACTATTTTTTCTGGATTAGGAATTGAACTAAAAAACGTAACAGTTACAAATAATGATGAAGTATTTTTAGGCACAGAACTTTTTAAGGTAAAAAATTTAAAATTTAAAACTGATTTTTTTGCTTTAATACAAAGACGATTAGTTGGAAAAATAGAAATTAATAATCCAGAAATTAATTTCATGAGATATACAAACAATAACAATATAACGAGTTTAATAAAAAAACAAACTAAAAAAGAAAATGATTTTTATAAAAAAGAAAAAAATATTGATGAAAATATCTCAACCAAAGATTTTAAAAAAAGCTTTATAGGAGTAGCGATTGTAAAATCTTTTATAGTTCGTAATGCAAATATTCATGCATATAACATATCTGGCGTAAATGAAAGAGAAGTATTTAATATTAAAAATCTTAACTTAAACATTTCAAATATTGGTATATCTAAAAACACCAATGTTGAATTGTCTACAAATATTGACGCTAAAAGTGAAGACTTTTTTGCCAAAGGATTAGTAACATTAAAACTTGTTATCAACACCGAACTTGATGGTTTTAGTTGGAAAAATTCTTTATTTAACGGTAATTTAAATTTTGATAACTTAGACTTAAATTTTCGCGATGCATTTGTTAAAAAGAAATCCGTTCCTTTTCAATTGGCGTTTTCTGGTATTGGAGGACCTTTTGGCATTTCTCTTGATAATTTTAAATTAAATTTAAAATCATTAAATACTAACGCTAAAATCAATATTAATGGATTTGAAAAACTTGATTCTGATATTTTTGTATCAGTAACATCTAATAATCTTTCTGATTTGGGAGATATTCTTCCACAACATAAAAAACTTTTAATCAATGCGACATTAGACTTTAAAGCAAGAATGATTGGTTTGCTAACACAACCTGAGTCGGCAATTACAAATATTGATTTAAAATCCAAATTAACAAACTCAGATATTAATCTAAATTTTGCCTCTAATTCAATCAAACCACTTATTGGTTCTTTAAAAATTAAAAGCCAAAATTTAAACTTAAATCAAATTATTAAACCTTTTATATCTAAAAATGTGGTTATAGAAAAGAAAGAAGTTTTAAAAACACCTCCTAATTCAAACATTCCTAAAACAACTTTTAATGAAGAATTTACTATTACAGATAATGATAAAAAATATTTAAATGGCGCGAATTTTAATACAAATATATCTATTTCAAAAATGATTTATGATGATTTTGAACTCAATGATTTTGCACTTATTGCTCAAGTTAAAAATTACAATGCGACATTAAATAAGTTAAGCATGAATATATTTTCCGGAAATTTAAACTCAACTGCAAATGTTCAATTAGACTCTTCTCCTATTACTTTTACGGGAAATTTAAATTTAGTTAATGCAAAAATTGAAAACATATTTAAAACAATCAAATTAAATACAGACAAAAGCCCTATCGAAGGGCTTGTAGACATAAAAATGGATTTTAATGGCAAAGGAATTACACGCCCTATAATTTCTAAAACATTAAATGCTAAAGGGACGTTCGGATTTCAAGACGGCGTCTTAAACACTAAAAGTTTAACATCTCTTGCTGGGCAGCAATTTAATCAATTTATTGCAAGCTCCTCGGCAAGCGCTTTAAATCTCGATACAGAAGCCCTAAAACGGCTCACGTTTAGAGAAGACAACAATACAAAACGCAACTTAAAAAATCTAAAAGGCAATTTTGAAGTTAAAGAAGGCAAACTTCTCATTCGCAATCATATCAATAGCGATGATGGCATGCTTCATCTGCGTGCTGACGTCGGGTTAGATGAAAGTTTGCATGGTACGGCAGACTACATTGCTAGCAACAAGGTTAAAGAACAGCTTATTGCTCAAAGCAGGTATGCAAAATTCTTTTTTAATGAAAAAGGCGAATTTGAACTCAACATTATTTTGAGTGGTACCATTTCCGATCCACAAGTTCGAATCAATACCGCTACACTACAGGCACGACTTGCAAGCAATGCCTCCCGAGAATTTAAAACGAAGATTAACGAAGAACTCAAAAAAAATGCAGAAATTCAAAAACTTAAAGAGGACGCAAAAAAACTACTCCAGCAAAATGGCATCAATCTTAAAAAGCTAGGGTTTTAG
- the rpsU gene encoding 30S ribosomal protein S21, whose translation MPVVKIKEGETFESAMRRFKKQCEKAGILSEIRKREHYEKPSVKIKRKRMAARKRALKKQKKLLS comes from the coding sequence ATGCCAGTCGTTAAAATTAAAGAAGGAGAAACCTTTGAAAGCGCTATGCGTCGTTTCAAGAAGCAATGCGAAAAAGCAGGTATCTTATCTGAAATCCGTAAACGCGAGCATTACGAAAAACCCTCTGTTAAAATCAAGAGAAAGCGTATGGCTGCCCGGAAGCGTGCACTCAAGAAGCAAAAGAAGCTACTATCGTAA